From a single Miscanthus floridulus cultivar M001 chromosome 8, ASM1932011v1, whole genome shotgun sequence genomic region:
- the LOC136478528 gene encoding uncharacterized protein, translated as MAYIAAAVFAVVSLTALFAGGEACNNVASMTWTAACQQTDRWEKLCQQTLQGTAPDTAEVTVYALIATRLAKLRYENTLSEVDTLLRPGNAPAESRAALDNCKVKYGSARRLMAGVSDQMFACDFSLARQEYIDAEVGVRSCQDGLLRLPNQYQSWPLFKKVSDDHELTIVAYLLGAIFLGR; from the coding sequence ATGGCCTACATCGCTGCAGCAGTGTTCGCAGTAGTGTCTCTCACCGCCTTGTTCGCCGGCGGCGAGGCCTGCAACAACGTCGCCTCCATGACATGGACCGCGGCGTGCCAGCAGACGGACAGGTGGGAGAAGCTGTGCCAGCAGACGCTCCAGGGTACCGCGCCGGACACCGCAGAGGTGACCGTGTACGCGCTCATCGCGACGAGGCTGGCCAAGCTCAGGTACGAGAACACCTTGTCGGAGGTGGACACGTTGCTGCGGCCCGGGAACGCCCCCGCCGAGTCGCGGGCGGCGTTGGACAACTGCAAGGTGAAGTACGGCTCGGCGCGGCGCCTCATGGCCGGTGTCTCGGACCAGATGTTCGCCTGCGACTTCTCGCTCGCCAGGCAGGAGTACATCGACGCCGAGGTCGGCGTCCGTTCCTGCCAGGATGGACTGCTGCGGCTGCCGAACCAGTACCAAAGCTGGCCGTTGTTCAAGAAGGTCTCTGATGATCATGAGTTGACCATAGTCGCGTATTTACTAGGCGCTATCTTTCTTGGCAGGTAG